One part of the Hyalangium ruber genome encodes these proteins:
- a CDS encoding NAD(P)-dependent alcohol dehydrogenase: protein MTRSRTGTAAVLREVGGALQRTEIVCNELRPDELLVRMVGAGICHTDLSVMEGVVPVPLPVVLGHEGAGVVIERGSAVTSLEVGDHVVLSFDACRACRACQRGLPGYCTHARALNYACARSDGTTTLRDATGPVHGGWFGQSSLASIALASERNAVRVPRSNELALLAPLGCGIQTGAGTVLRALKPSPGQGIAIFGAGAVGAGALMAAVAARCSPIVVIDPLPSRRQLALELGATHALAPDEVGERSSGLRKVLGGTLDFCVDTVGTQAVITQALNALGAPGVCATLALRGGANPVSISQTHLLYGRTLVGVIEGDADPHTFIPELVRMWRAGQLPLERVIQTFPFDRLDEALAKMRDGSVVKPVLTFGGIE, encoded by the coding sequence GTGACCCGAAGCCGGACGGGAACCGCGGCCGTTCTTCGTGAGGTTGGAGGTGCGCTGCAGCGCACCGAGATCGTCTGCAATGAGCTTCGTCCCGACGAACTCCTCGTGCGGATGGTGGGCGCCGGCATCTGCCATACAGACCTCTCGGTGATGGAGGGCGTCGTCCCGGTGCCTCTGCCCGTGGTGCTCGGGCACGAGGGCGCGGGGGTGGTGATCGAACGCGGCTCCGCGGTGACTTCGCTCGAGGTTGGCGATCACGTGGTGCTCAGCTTCGATGCCTGCCGGGCCTGCCGAGCCTGCCAACGAGGACTGCCGGGGTACTGTACTCACGCGCGCGCGCTCAACTACGCCTGCGCGCGCTCCGACGGGACAACGACACTGCGCGACGCCACCGGGCCGGTCCATGGAGGCTGGTTCGGGCAGTCGTCCCTCGCGTCGATTGCGCTGGCTAGCGAGCGCAACGCGGTCCGCGTGCCTCGCTCGAATGAGCTCGCGCTGCTCGCACCGCTGGGCTGTGGAATCCAGACCGGCGCCGGGACCGTGCTGCGAGCGCTGAAGCCCTCGCCCGGTCAGGGCATCGCGATCTTCGGTGCGGGTGCGGTGGGCGCTGGTGCGCTCATGGCCGCCGTCGCGGCGCGCTGCTCGCCCATCGTGGTAATCGACCCGCTGCCCTCGCGGCGCCAACTCGCGCTCGAGCTGGGAGCCACCCACGCGCTGGCCCCGGACGAGGTCGGTGAGCGCAGCTCGGGGCTTCGGAAGGTGCTTGGCGGTACGCTCGACTTCTGTGTCGATACGGTGGGGACCCAGGCGGTGATCACCCAGGCGCTGAATGCGCTCGGGGCGCCTGGAGTGTGCGCCACGCTCGCGCTCCGCGGCGGCGCCAACCCGGTGTCGATCAGCCAGACGCACCTGCTCTACGGGCGGACGCTGGTCGGCGTCATCGAGGGCGACGCCGATCCGCATACGTTCATCCCCGAGCTCGTGCGCATGTGGCGTGCCGGGCAGCTCCCCTTGGAGCGCGTGATCCAGACCTTTCCCTTTGACCGGCTCGATGAAGCGCTCGCCAAGATGCGCGACGGGTCGGTCGTCAAACCCGTCCTGACCTTCGGAGGAATCGAATGA
- a CDS encoding LytR/AlgR family response regulator transcription factor — translation MRVLIVDDEEPARSRLRRLLKDVAGVEVVGEAGDGHETLRQVEVLHPELLLLDIRMPGLDGLTLAQRYTDLPPVIFVTAYDEYAVQAFEVNAVDYLLKPVRPERLAAAMERARQRQLATREAVSRALEAVRPVGASTRIVTSTPGAIRLFDARDITRFWAADKYTLFQAEGAEQVTEETLGSLEERLRQVGFLRVHRGELVHVGSIKALRTVEGSFAVELRDGQVARVSRRLLAAVKGELGLDGSPD, via the coding sequence GTGAGGGTGCTCATCGTCGATGACGAGGAGCCGGCGCGCAGCCGCCTGCGCCGTCTGCTGAAGGATGTGGCTGGCGTGGAGGTGGTGGGCGAGGCGGGCGACGGCCACGAGACTCTGCGCCAGGTGGAGGTGCTCCATCCAGAGCTGCTGCTGCTGGACATCCGCATGCCAGGGTTGGACGGGCTGACGCTCGCGCAGCGCTACACGGATCTGCCACCGGTCATCTTCGTCACTGCCTATGACGAGTACGCGGTGCAGGCCTTCGAGGTGAACGCCGTGGACTACCTGCTCAAGCCGGTCCGTCCGGAGCGGCTCGCGGCGGCGATGGAGCGAGCGCGGCAGCGGCAGCTCGCCACCCGTGAGGCGGTCTCCCGAGCGCTGGAGGCAGTGCGCCCGGTGGGGGCCTCGACGCGCATCGTCACCAGCACGCCCGGGGCCATCCGCCTCTTCGACGCGCGCGACATCACCCGCTTCTGGGCCGCGGACAAGTACACGCTCTTCCAGGCGGAGGGTGCGGAGCAGGTGACGGAGGAGACCCTGGGCTCGCTGGAGGAGCGCCTGCGCCAGGTGGGCTTCCTGCGGGTGCATCGGGGCGAGCTGGTGCATGTGGGCAGCATCAAGGCGCTGCGGACCGTGGAGGGCTCCTTCGCGGTGGAGTTGCGGGACGGCCAGGTGGCGCGGGTGAGCCGCCGTCTGCTGGCCGCGGTGAAGGGAGAGCTGGGGCTGGACGGATCTCCGGACTGA
- a CDS encoding sensor histidine kinase, with protein MGDPSTQSPGSRQLEIPLPGNAELLPREMVWLYPIAALAAAPLLNQSLFSVPLDVALWQVLAACFPFAVLSPTFHILYRTVMPVLLRRLQRPAARGALHLVVTCAVALGMASLMRPFLIQCFGKPLQALKFSVTCVIISWAVLFPALLFQRQRNRALHIERMAQAERQAALQAQIEALQARIQPHFFFNTLNAVASFIPRDPELAERTLERLADLFRYALESSKTRLVPLSREVDMVRDYLAIQQARYGSRLKVEVELDERASSEQVPPLLLQPLVENAILHGMANRQQVSVVVRIRREEDRITLAVVDDGPGPGASEHRGTQTSVRDLRERVRLVYGERGAFTLEPALGGGCRALLALPVGGAV; from the coding sequence ATGGGAGACCCTTCCACCCAGAGTCCGGGGAGCCGCCAGCTGGAGATTCCCCTCCCAGGCAACGCCGAGCTGTTGCCTCGGGAGATGGTATGGCTCTACCCCATCGCCGCGCTCGCCGCCGCACCGCTGCTCAACCAGAGCCTCTTCTCCGTCCCCCTGGACGTGGCGCTGTGGCAGGTGCTCGCCGCGTGCTTCCCCTTCGCCGTGCTGTCGCCCACCTTTCACATTCTCTACCGCACGGTGATGCCGGTGCTGCTGCGACGGCTCCAGCGCCCGGCGGCGAGAGGCGCGCTGCACCTGGTCGTCACCTGCGCCGTGGCCCTTGGGATGGCCTCGCTCATGAGGCCATTCCTGATCCAGTGCTTCGGCAAGCCGCTCCAAGCGCTGAAGTTCAGTGTGACGTGCGTCATCATCTCGTGGGCTGTCCTCTTCCCGGCCCTCCTCTTCCAGCGGCAGCGCAACCGGGCGCTACACATCGAGCGCATGGCCCAGGCCGAGCGTCAGGCCGCGCTGCAGGCGCAGATCGAGGCGCTGCAGGCGCGCATCCAGCCGCACTTCTTCTTCAACACCCTCAACGCGGTGGCCAGCTTCATCCCTCGGGATCCCGAGCTGGCGGAGCGCACCCTGGAGCGGCTGGCGGACCTGTTCCGCTATGCCCTGGAGAGCTCGAAGACGCGTCTGGTGCCCCTGTCGCGCGAGGTGGACATGGTGCGCGACTACCTGGCCATTCAGCAGGCGCGCTATGGCTCCCGACTGAAGGTGGAGGTGGAGCTCGACGAGCGCGCGTCCAGCGAGCAGGTGCCGCCCCTTTTGCTGCAGCCACTGGTGGAGAACGCCATCCTCCACGGCATGGCCAACCGGCAGCAGGTCTCCGTGGTGGTACGCATCCGGCGTGAGGAGGATCGCATCACCCTGGCCGTGGTGGACGACGGTCCCGGGCCCGGCGCCTCCGAGCATCGAGGCACCCAGACGAGCGTGAGGGACCTGCGCGAGCGGGTGCGTCTGGTCTATGGCGAGCGGGGGGCCTTCACGCTGGAGCCGGCGCTCGGGGGCGGGTGCAGGGCCTTGCTCGCGCTGCCCGTGGGAGGTGCGGTGTGA